One genomic window of Glycine soja cultivar W05 chromosome 9, ASM419377v2, whole genome shotgun sequence includes the following:
- the LOC114425495 gene encoding heavy metal-associated isoprenylated plant protein 39-like, with amino-acid sequence MKKVVLKVELHDDKIKKKAMKAVSGISGVESVSVDMKDQKMTIIGDVDPVTVVGKFTKFSLGKLRKFCHVEILSVGPAKEEPKKEEKKPEAKKDPKEEYAELLKVVEANYYQTRHLQYPYYYSRTVEENPTGCVIC; translated from the exons ATGAAG AAAGTGGTGCTAAAGGTGGAACTCCATGATgacaaaatcaagaaaaaggcCATGAAGGCAGTATCTGGTATTTCAG GGGTAGAGTCAGTCTCAGTGGACATGAAGGACCAGAAAATGACTATAATTGGGGATGTTGATCCTGTAACAGTAGTTGGAAAGTTTACAAAATTCAGTCTTGGCAAGCTTAGAAAATTCTGTCATGTTGAGATACTTTCAGTTGGACCAGCCAAAGAGGAACCAAAGAAAGAGGAGAAGAAGCCAGAAGCCAAGAAAGATCCAAAGGAGGAATATGCTGAACTTCTGAAGGTAGTTGAAGCCAATTATTATCAGACTAGACATCTGCAATACCCTTATTACTATAGCAGAACTGTGGAAGAGAATCCAACTGGCTGTGTTATTTGCTAA